The following proteins are co-located in the Microbacterium sp. Clip185 genome:
- a CDS encoding L-ribulose-5-phosphate 4-epimerase, whose product MTGSAATPFPPDVQAAIDAVRDDVANLHGELVRYGLVVWTGGNVSGRVPGADLFVIKPSGVSYDDLTPANMILCDLDGNVIPGTPGSERSPSSDTAAHAYVYRNMPDVGGVVHTHSDYAVAWAARGEEIPCVITAMADEFGGPIPVGPFAIIGDDSIGRGIVETLRGHRSRAVLMRNHGPFTIGVSAKDAVKAAVMVEDVARTVHIARQGGELVPIPQEAIDSLYARYQNVYGQSGDDRR is encoded by the coding sequence GTGACAGGCAGCGCAGCCACGCCCTTCCCCCCTGACGTCCAAGCGGCCATCGATGCCGTCCGAGACGACGTCGCGAATCTGCACGGCGAACTGGTGCGTTACGGATTGGTGGTGTGGACCGGCGGCAATGTCTCCGGGCGCGTGCCCGGTGCCGACCTGTTCGTGATCAAGCCGTCCGGCGTCTCCTACGACGACCTGACGCCCGCGAACATGATCCTCTGCGATCTCGACGGCAACGTGATCCCCGGAACGCCCGGCAGCGAGCGCTCGCCGTCCAGCGACACGGCCGCGCACGCCTACGTGTACCGCAACATGCCCGACGTGGGCGGGGTCGTGCACACCCACTCCGACTACGCCGTCGCGTGGGCCGCGCGTGGCGAGGAGATCCCCTGCGTGATCACTGCGATGGCCGACGAGTTCGGCGGCCCGATCCCGGTCGGCCCCTTCGCGATCATCGGCGACGATTCGATCGGTCGCGGGATCGTCGAGACGCTGCGCGGGCACCGCTCCCGCGCGGTGCTGATGCGCAACCACGGCCCCTTCACGATCGGGGTGAGCGCCAAGGATGCGGTCAAGGCCGCCGTCATGGTCGAGGACGTGGCGCGTACGGTGCACATCGCGCGTCAGGGCGGGGAGCTCGTGCCGATCCCGCAGGAGGCGATCGACAGCCTGTACGCGCGGTATCAGAACGTCTACGGACAGAGCGGGGACGACCGGCGATGA
- a CDS encoding fructose 1,6-bisphosphatase encodes MRIPFADRGMRRLSAGAALVLASTLALTGCSQIVDGFNSLQGTNNAVQPTTVVPSPAPSASMAFNSQFTYDGSVELRSDVADDLELVLNVWAVDPKRTQEWTANNEKVFGFAVNVYDHRVDEKAVLTDKRRVYISSVQINSTTTQTSNQMQSPYQFSADPRTLVPSDTLRSDRGLLLNSFQGGLYVPQQSIHQLPADTFGLTLEFALTISVEGTANTDASFQQQTVYQYLPIAIFPG; translated from the coding sequence GTGAGAATCCCCTTCGCCGATCGCGGTATGCGTCGGCTCAGCGCGGGGGCCGCTCTCGTCCTCGCGAGCACCCTGGCACTGACCGGATGCTCGCAGATCGTCGACGGCTTCAACTCCCTGCAGGGCACCAACAACGCGGTGCAGCCGACGACCGTCGTGCCCTCGCCCGCGCCGTCGGCGAGCATGGCGTTCAACTCGCAGTTCACGTACGACGGCTCGGTCGAGCTCCGCAGCGACGTCGCCGATGACCTCGAGCTCGTGCTGAACGTGTGGGCCGTGGACCCCAAGCGCACGCAGGAGTGGACCGCGAACAACGAGAAGGTCTTCGGCTTCGCGGTCAACGTCTACGATCACCGCGTCGACGAGAAGGCGGTGCTCACGGACAAGCGTCGCGTGTACATCTCCTCGGTGCAGATCAACTCGACGACGACGCAGACCTCCAACCAGATGCAGTCGCCCTACCAGTTCAGCGCCGACCCGCGCACACTGGTCCCCAGCGACACCCTGCGCTCTGACCGTGGACTGCTCCTCAACAGCTTCCAGGGCGGCCTCTACGTGCCCCAGCAGAGCATCCACCAGCTGCCGGCGGACACGTTCGGTCTCACTCTCGAGTTCGCACTGACGATCTCCGTCGAGGGCACCGCGAACACCGATGCGTCGTTCCAGCAGCAGACGGTCTACCAGTACCTGCCGATCGCGATCTTCCCGGGCTGA
- a CDS encoding DUF4012 domain-containing protein: protein MTNPLLPAPARTAGRILIWVLLALLVILVAAAVWLGVRGYLAYGHLTAAQRAAGEVTRNLDDTDAATARLADIAADTAAARSLTSDPVWRAAEVLPWVGDQLSAVATVTAAVDDVAGKALTPLVRVASDFSAGALKPVDGRIDVSGFGEMHEAAQSTTAQVALASAAVDEIDRTTLLPPIATAVEDVSGLLASVETGSDAVSRATALMPAILGADGPRNYLVVFQNNAEWRSLGGIVGAMALVHTENGQISLAAQASASGDIGRLRDPVLDIGPELTAFMQTRPARYMQNATQVPSFPLAAQIAQAMWEREYGVRVDGVISLDPVALSYMLAATGPVALPTGDELTSENAIPLLLNEVYFRYDPKTQDAFFQVAAASVFAKLAAGDVAPSALVSALAKAGEEERLLIWSGAPEEQAILDGTSLQGLLPETDSERTSFGVYLNDATGSKMDYYMKVGTGVQWCTAQGGTSEAVLDVSLTSDAPADAARLPDYITGSGSFGTEAGLTRTTAYLYLPEGASLLSSENSDGTGFQSGTDQGRPVLVWSSLLAPGEQASASIRVRTPWTPELSAQVTPVLPGTDSAVVASCG, encoded by the coding sequence GTGACCAATCCCCTGCTGCCGGCGCCCGCCAGAACGGCCGGACGGATTCTCATCTGGGTGCTGCTTGCCCTGCTCGTCATCCTCGTCGCGGCAGCAGTCTGGTTGGGGGTGCGGGGGTACCTCGCCTACGGCCATTTGACCGCGGCGCAGCGCGCCGCCGGGGAGGTCACCCGCAACCTCGACGACACGGATGCGGCGACCGCACGGTTGGCCGACATCGCCGCGGACACGGCGGCCGCGCGCTCCTTGACGTCGGACCCCGTATGGCGGGCGGCCGAGGTCCTGCCGTGGGTCGGTGACCAGCTGTCGGCCGTGGCCACCGTCACCGCAGCGGTCGACGATGTGGCCGGAAAGGCGCTGACTCCCCTCGTGCGCGTCGCGTCGGACTTCTCCGCCGGCGCGTTGAAGCCTGTCGACGGTCGCATCGACGTCAGCGGGTTCGGCGAGATGCACGAGGCAGCCCAGAGCACCACCGCGCAGGTTGCCCTCGCGTCCGCTGCCGTCGACGAGATCGATCGGACCACACTGCTCCCCCCGATCGCGACGGCCGTCGAGGACGTATCCGGACTGCTCGCTTCGGTCGAGACGGGATCGGATGCGGTCAGCCGCGCCACGGCGCTGATGCCGGCCATCCTCGGCGCGGACGGTCCGCGCAACTACCTCGTCGTCTTCCAGAACAACGCCGAGTGGCGTTCGCTCGGCGGCATCGTCGGCGCCATGGCGCTCGTACACACGGAGAACGGGCAGATCTCCCTCGCGGCGCAGGCATCCGCCTCCGGCGACATCGGCAGGCTACGAGACCCGGTGCTCGACATCGGCCCCGAGCTCACGGCCTTCATGCAGACACGGCCCGCGCGATACATGCAGAATGCCACGCAGGTGCCGTCCTTCCCGCTCGCCGCCCAGATCGCGCAGGCCATGTGGGAGCGCGAGTACGGCGTCCGGGTCGACGGCGTGATCTCCCTCGACCCCGTCGCCCTGTCCTACATGCTGGCGGCGACCGGCCCGGTAGCGCTGCCGACGGGCGACGAGCTCACGAGCGAGAATGCGATCCCGTTGCTGCTGAACGAGGTGTACTTCCGTTACGACCCGAAGACCCAGGACGCGTTCTTCCAGGTGGCCGCGGCGTCCGTCTTCGCCAAGCTCGCCGCGGGGGACGTCGCCCCTTCGGCCCTCGTCTCCGCCTTGGCGAAGGCCGGAGAGGAGGAGCGCCTGCTCATCTGGAGTGGCGCGCCCGAGGAACAGGCGATCCTCGACGGCACGAGCCTGCAGGGTCTGCTGCCGGAGACCGACAGCGAGCGAACCAGCTTCGGCGTGTACCTCAATGACGCGACCGGCTCGAAGATGGACTACTACATGAAGGTCGGCACCGGGGTGCAGTGGTGCACGGCGCAGGGCGGAACGAGCGAAGCGGTGCTCGATGTGTCGCTCACCAGCGATGCGCCCGCCGACGCGGCCAGGCTGCCTGACTACATCACCGGCAGCGGAAGCTTCGGCACCGAGGCGGGACTGACCCGCACAACGGCGTATCTGTATCTCCCCGAGGGCGCCTCCCTGCTCTCCTCGGAGAACTCGGACGGCACGGGCTTCCAGTCCGGAACCGACCAGGGTCGACCGGTTCTCGTGTGGTCGTCGTTGCTCGCTCCGGGCGAGCAGGCCAGCGCCAGCATCCGTGTCCGGACGCCGTGGACCCCCGAGCTGAGCGCCCAGGTCACGCCGGTGCTGCCGGGGACGGACTCCGCTGTCGTCGCCTCCTGCGGCTGA
- a CDS encoding glycoside hydrolase family 6 protein — protein sequence MSSTPARPARKRRRAFPRWLLITVLAASMVIVITAIGVVGWAITSGLQLLGAQAPGVGTRIVVPEESKASKAATEGGLDSDAQAAADYLAAQPTAYWLTPEIDPIGDAGPRILNLAAEARDQDAALAVVVYGLPERDCGSQSAGGLDDASYATWTAEIGQALASVKDVQKIVVLEPDSLAQAPDCDANIDQRMSALHDAALRLVGADTWVYLDGGHSNWRPASEMASLIQRVGVTDKVRGFATNVSNYNPTSDEFAYAHEVSQLLGGSHALIDTSRNGAGTSTSEWCNDPTALVGDVGGTYGDDVVDTNLWIKPPGESDGVCNGGPRAGSWWPEGSVQLTRNVL from the coding sequence GTGAGTTCCACGCCAGCCAGGCCCGCCCGTAAGCGCCGGCGCGCCTTTCCCCGCTGGCTGCTGATCACCGTGCTCGCGGCGAGCATGGTCATCGTGATCACCGCCATCGGCGTCGTCGGATGGGCGATCACGTCCGGACTTCAGCTCCTCGGCGCGCAGGCTCCGGGTGTCGGCACGCGCATCGTCGTACCGGAGGAGTCCAAGGCGAGCAAGGCCGCGACCGAGGGCGGGCTCGATTCCGACGCGCAGGCGGCGGCCGACTACCTCGCCGCGCAGCCGACCGCCTACTGGCTCACCCCAGAGATCGATCCGATCGGAGACGCGGGCCCTCGCATCCTGAACCTCGCGGCCGAGGCGCGCGATCAGGATGCGGCACTCGCCGTCGTCGTCTACGGGCTTCCCGAGCGCGACTGCGGCAGTCAGTCCGCGGGCGGGCTGGACGATGCCTCCTACGCCACGTGGACGGCGGAGATCGGCCAGGCGCTGGCGAGCGTGAAGGACGTCCAGAAGATCGTGGTGCTCGAGCCGGACAGCCTCGCCCAAGCTCCGGACTGCGACGCCAACATCGACCAGCGCATGAGCGCCCTTCACGACGCCGCACTGCGTCTCGTCGGCGCCGACACGTGGGTGTACCTCGACGGCGGACACTCCAACTGGCGACCCGCCTCGGAGATGGCCTCTCTCATCCAGCGAGTGGGCGTCACCGACAAGGTGCGCGGCTTCGCCACCAACGTCTCGAACTACAACCCCACAAGCGACGAGTTCGCCTACGCCCACGAGGTGTCGCAGCTGCTCGGCGGCAGCCACGCCCTCATCGACACGTCACGCAACGGCGCCGGCACCTCCACCAGCGAGTGGTGCAACGACCCGACGGCGCTCGTGGGCGATGTCGGCGGCACCTACGGCGATGACGTCGTCGACACGAACCTGTGGATCAAACCGCCCGGCGAGAGCGACGGCGTCTGCAACGGCGGCCCGCGCGCCGGATCCTGGTGGCCGGAGGGCTCCGTGCAGCTCACGCGCAACGTGCTCTGA
- the araA gene encoding L-arabinose isomerase, with protein sequence MPRTPLSSSLDGYEVWFVTGSQNLYGEETLKQVAEQSQAVVAGLGELPVKVVWKPVLKDADSIRRMALEINSRDDVIGVIAWMHTFSPAKMWISGLDALQKPLLHLHTQANVELPWADIDFDFMNLNQAAHGDREFGYIQTRLGVARKTVVGHVSNPVVRQQIEDWERAAAGWAAVRTLKLARFGDNMRYVAVTEGDKTEAELRFGVQVNTWGVNELADAVAAASESDIDALVAEYEELYDVVDELRAGGERHQSLRDGAAIELGLRSFLEEGGFGAFTTSFEDLGALKQLPGLAVQRLMAEGYGFGAEGDWKTAILVRVANVMGAGLPGGASLMEDYTYDLVAGDEKILGAHMLEVAPSLTTAKPRLEIHPLGIGGKDDPVRLVFTADPGSAVVVAMSDMRDRFRLVANVVENVSAPELPKLPVGRAVWKPAPDFATSAACWLAAGAAHHTVMSTAVGIEVFRDFAEIAKTELVVIDEATTVRDFQRELRWNQAYYRLAQGL encoded by the coding sequence ATGCCTCGTACCCCCTTGTCCAGCTCCCTCGACGGCTACGAGGTCTGGTTCGTCACCGGCAGCCAGAACCTCTACGGCGAAGAGACGCTCAAGCAGGTCGCAGAGCAGTCGCAGGCCGTCGTCGCGGGGCTGGGCGAGCTCCCCGTGAAGGTCGTCTGGAAGCCCGTGCTGAAGGATGCCGACTCGATCCGCCGGATGGCGCTGGAGATCAACAGCCGCGACGACGTCATCGGCGTCATCGCGTGGATGCACACCTTCAGCCCCGCCAAGATGTGGATCTCGGGTCTGGACGCCCTCCAGAAGCCGCTGCTGCACCTGCACACGCAGGCGAATGTCGAGCTGCCGTGGGCCGACATCGACTTCGACTTCATGAACCTCAACCAGGCCGCGCACGGCGACCGCGAGTTCGGCTACATCCAGACGCGGCTGGGTGTTGCGCGCAAGACCGTCGTCGGTCATGTGTCGAACCCCGTCGTCCGTCAGCAGATCGAGGACTGGGAGCGCGCAGCCGCAGGTTGGGCCGCGGTCCGCACGCTGAAGCTGGCCCGCTTCGGCGACAACATGCGCTACGTCGCCGTCACCGAGGGTGACAAGACCGAGGCGGAGCTGCGCTTCGGCGTGCAGGTGAACACCTGGGGCGTCAACGAGCTGGCGGATGCGGTCGCCGCCGCATCCGAGTCCGACATCGACGCTCTCGTGGCCGAGTACGAGGAGCTGTACGACGTCGTCGACGAGCTGCGCGCGGGCGGCGAGCGGCACCAGTCGCTGCGCGACGGGGCCGCGATCGAGCTCGGTCTGCGCTCGTTCCTCGAGGAGGGCGGCTTCGGCGCCTTCACGACGAGCTTCGAGGATCTCGGCGCTCTGAAGCAGCTTCCGGGGCTGGCCGTCCAGCGCCTCATGGCAGAGGGGTACGGCTTCGGCGCCGAAGGCGACTGGAAGACGGCAATCCTGGTGCGCGTGGCGAACGTCATGGGCGCGGGCCTGCCCGGGGGCGCGAGCCTCATGGAGGACTACACGTATGACCTCGTGGCCGGTGACGAGAAGATCCTCGGCGCCCACATGCTGGAGGTCGCCCCGTCGCTGACCACCGCCAAGCCGCGGTTGGAGATCCACCCGCTCGGCATCGGCGGCAAGGACGACCCGGTGCGCCTGGTCTTCACGGCCGATCCGGGCTCTGCCGTGGTCGTCGCCATGAGCGACATGCGCGACCGCTTCCGTCTCGTGGCCAACGTGGTCGAGAACGTGTCCGCGCCGGAGCTGCCGAAGCTTCCCGTGGGGCGCGCCGTGTGGAAGCCGGCTCCCGACTTCGCGACCTCCGCCGCCTGCTGGCTCGCCGCGGGAGCCGCTCACCACACGGTGATGTCGACCGCCGTCGGTATCGAGGTGTTCCGGGACTTCGCCGAGATCGCGAAGACGGAGCTGGTCGTCATCGACGAGGCGACCACGGTGCGCGACTTCCAGCGTGAGCTGCGATGGAACCAGGCGTACTACCGCCTCGCACAGGGCCTGTGA
- a CDS encoding xylulokinase: MTAADAITTGRTWLGIELGSTRIKACLIDETGAVIAVGAHAWENSYVDRLWTYSLDEVVAGLQTAYAALVADAIERHSVRPQTHAAIGVSAMMHGYLAFDASGDLLVPFRTWRNTNTGPAASALSELFGVNIPLRWSIAHLHQAAIDAEPHVPHIASITTLAGYVHRRLTGRSVLGVGDASGMFPIDSATGDYDAELLARYDALGALGVPLAEILPEVLPAGREAGALTAEGAALLDPSGALRAGIPLCPPEGDAGTGMVATNAVAPRTGNVSAGTSIFAMVVLERPLQRVHHELDLVTTPAGDPVAMVHCNNGASELAAWVEMFSRFSAASGQALDADAVFETLFREAVAGDADAGGLLAYNHLAGEPIAGLEEGRPLVVRTPDSRLTLANFMRAQLYGVFGTLALGMRVLAEEGVGLDLMFAHGGMFRTAGVAQRFLAGALAAPVAVGETASEGGAWGIAVLAAFLGESDELDLSTYLERRVFAGAATSTVEPDADDVAGFAAYLERYRSGLAIEAAAVVAL; the protein is encoded by the coding sequence ATGACCGCTGCAGACGCCATCACGACCGGGCGCACCTGGCTCGGTATCGAGCTCGGCTCCACCCGTATCAAGGCGTGCCTGATCGACGAGACCGGTGCGGTGATCGCCGTGGGCGCTCACGCGTGGGAGAACAGCTACGTCGATCGCCTCTGGACCTATTCGCTCGATGAGGTCGTCGCCGGCCTGCAGACGGCGTACGCCGCGCTCGTCGCCGATGCGATCGAGCGTCACAGCGTGCGTCCGCAGACGCACGCGGCCATCGGCGTCTCGGCGATGATGCACGGCTATCTCGCCTTCGACGCATCCGGTGACCTGCTCGTCCCCTTCCGCACGTGGCGTAACACCAACACCGGCCCTGCGGCGAGCGCGCTGAGCGAACTGTTCGGCGTGAACATCCCGCTGCGATGGTCGATCGCGCACCTGCACCAGGCGGCCATCGATGCCGAGCCGCATGTGCCGCACATCGCCTCGATCACCACTCTCGCGGGTTACGTGCACCGCCGTCTGACCGGCCGGTCGGTGCTGGGAGTCGGCGACGCGTCGGGCATGTTCCCGATCGATTCGGCCACGGGCGACTACGACGCGGAGCTGCTCGCCCGCTACGACGCGCTCGGCGCGCTCGGTGTTCCGCTGGCGGAGATCCTTCCCGAGGTCCTCCCCGCGGGGCGCGAGGCGGGTGCACTCACCGCCGAGGGGGCGGCGCTCCTGGACCCGTCCGGCGCGCTCCGTGCCGGCATCCCGCTCTGCCCGCCCGAGGGCGACGCCGGGACCGGCATGGTCGCCACCAACGCCGTGGCGCCGCGCACCGGCAACGTGAGCGCGGGAACGAGCATCTTCGCGATGGTCGTCCTCGAGCGGCCCCTCCAGCGTGTGCATCACGAGCTGGACCTCGTCACCACGCCCGCGGGAGATCCCGTCGCCATGGTGCACTGCAACAACGGCGCGAGCGAGCTCGCCGCCTGGGTCGAGATGTTCTCCCGTTTCTCGGCTGCATCCGGTCAGGCGCTCGACGCGGACGCCGTGTTCGAGACGCTGTTCCGTGAGGCGGTCGCCGGCGACGCGGATGCGGGCGGGCTGCTCGCCTACAACCACCTCGCGGGCGAGCCCATCGCCGGACTCGAGGAGGGGCGTCCGCTCGTCGTCCGCACCCCCGACAGCCGCCTGACACTCGCGAACTTCATGCGTGCCCAGCTGTACGGCGTGTTCGGCACCCTCGCCCTCGGGATGCGGGTACTGGCCGAAGAAGGCGTCGGACTCGATCTGATGTTCGCCCACGGCGGCATGTTCCGCACCGCCGGCGTCGCGCAGCGCTTCCTCGCCGGCGCGCTCGCCGCCCCCGTCGCGGTGGGCGAGACCGCGTCCGAGGGTGGCGCATGGGGGATCGCGGTGCTCGCCGCGTTCCTCGGCGAATCCGACGAGCTCGATCTGTCCACCTACCTCGAGCGCCGGGTGTTCGCCGGTGCCGCAACCTCGACCGTGGAGCCCGACGCCGACGACGTCGCAGGCTTCGCCGCCTACCTCGAGCGCTACCGGTCCGGCCTCGCCATCGAAGCCGCTGCCGTCGTCGCGCTCTGA
- a CDS encoding universal stress protein gives MSDSIIVGVTDADSSQRAVDWAAARARRGGEPLVLFSVVGGATGAVGEDDVLTAAVAATRARLEHQADLLRSTGVSCEVLVSHGNPVAELVEASKGATLLVIGGEKRGQGRRGQHGYRIAAGSHSPVVVVPLDAPTDGQGVVVGVDGSEVSDAAVAFAAAEAERFGDTLTIVSAWMPVAVPGDFGVYPDLYLTDLNAITQSAVDRVAETVGEAYPDLEVQTRVVEGDPAAAIADAAGSARLVVVGSHGRGAFARFLLGSVSEEVVSQVTTATAVVR, from the coding sequence ATGTCGGACTCGATCATCGTGGGCGTGACGGATGCGGACAGCTCGCAGCGTGCGGTCGACTGGGCGGCGGCCCGAGCGCGCCGCGGCGGGGAGCCTCTCGTGCTCTTCTCCGTCGTGGGCGGCGCCACCGGTGCCGTGGGCGAGGACGATGTGCTGACGGCGGCGGTCGCTGCGACACGTGCACGCCTCGAGCATCAGGCGGACCTTCTGCGATCGACGGGCGTCTCGTGCGAGGTGCTCGTGTCGCACGGCAACCCGGTGGCAGAGCTCGTGGAGGCGTCGAAGGGCGCCACGCTGCTGGTGATCGGCGGGGAGAAGCGGGGGCAGGGGCGCCGCGGGCAGCACGGCTATCGGATCGCCGCGGGATCGCACTCGCCCGTCGTGGTCGTGCCGCTGGATGCGCCGACGGACGGCCAGGGCGTGGTCGTCGGTGTCGACGGCTCCGAGGTCTCGGATGCGGCGGTGGCGTTCGCAGCGGCCGAGGCGGAGCGCTTCGGCGACACCCTCACGATCGTCTCTGCGTGGATGCCGGTCGCGGTTCCCGGCGATTTCGGCGTGTACCCCGACCTCTATCTCACCGACCTCAATGCGATCACGCAGTCCGCCGTCGACCGCGTCGCAGAGACGGTGGGCGAGGCGTACCCGGACCTCGAGGTGCAGACCCGCGTCGTCGAGGGCGATCCTGCCGCGGCGATCGCGGATGCGGCGGGGTCGGCCCGCCTGGTCGTCGTCGGCTCGCACGGGCGCGGCGCCTTCGCGCGCTTCCTGCTCGGGTCGGTCAGCGAGGAAGTCGTGTCTCAGGTGACGACCGCGACAGCCGTCGTCCGCTGA
- a CDS encoding glycosyltransferase family 2 protein, with translation MAPGADLESHFEQDFMSVLENSTAHRSTIGCVIPAYNEEESIADVIEALLAQTRVPDVIHVVINNTSDNTAKIASEYAGPHEIMTDLGEQFTEVFVHDIGKNPDKKVGALNYGYSLVEGCDYLLGVDGDTIAEPRAVEYLETEAVSDSRIGGISAIYTIDDRPIKGLTAKWLIAGQRTQFAAFNLQNLLRGRNMAVLGGQFSIFSTNALRDAMKQNHQNTPWVKDSEVEDSLLSLQIKSAGYLTKISPYARAAVGGMTTLKGYDAQQVKWTFGAIELMWPGQRGDTKGQPFHPNLRLRWFENFGMLTNLFVRVAFLVLLAGSLSINAFVFSPLWLIPVLTAVLLNLRIARTMKYCNQRDILFALLIFPAEIFMWIRLSHFLRSWTRFLSRKKVDNWAMQAKAERGGASIGHWTPFILLAAALVAMAIIWNMLGPVVQSSILWIGWPIVGVVTVLQTLLMFSKLLRRYQGYKV, from the coding sequence ATGGCACCCGGCGCCGACCTCGAGTCCCACTTCGAGCAGGACTTCATGTCGGTGCTCGAGAACTCGACCGCGCACCGCTCCACGATCGGATGCGTCATCCCTGCCTACAACGAGGAGGAGTCGATCGCGGATGTGATCGAGGCCCTGCTCGCCCAGACGCGTGTTCCCGACGTCATCCATGTGGTCATCAACAACACGTCCGACAACACGGCGAAGATCGCGTCGGAGTACGCCGGCCCGCACGAGATCATGACCGATCTCGGCGAGCAGTTCACCGAGGTCTTCGTGCACGACATCGGCAAGAACCCCGACAAGAAGGTCGGCGCACTCAACTACGGCTACTCGCTGGTCGAGGGATGCGACTATCTGCTCGGCGTCGACGGTGACACGATCGCCGAGCCGCGCGCCGTCGAGTACCTCGAGACCGAGGCCGTCAGCGACTCGCGCATCGGAGGCATCTCGGCGATCTACACGATCGACGATCGCCCCATCAAGGGCCTCACCGCCAAGTGGCTCATCGCCGGGCAGCGCACCCAGTTCGCCGCCTTCAACCTGCAGAACCTCCTCCGCGGGCGCAACATGGCGGTGCTCGGTGGCCAGTTCTCGATCTTCTCGACGAACGCCCTGCGCGACGCCATGAAGCAGAACCACCAGAACACTCCGTGGGTCAAGGACAGCGAGGTCGAGGACTCTCTGCTCTCCCTGCAGATCAAGAGCGCCGGCTACCTCACCAAGATCAGCCCCTACGCCCGCGCGGCGGTGGGAGGGATGACCACGCTCAAGGGGTACGACGCGCAGCAGGTCAAGTGGACCTTCGGCGCGATCGAACTCATGTGGCCTGGGCAGCGCGGCGACACCAAGGGGCAGCCGTTCCACCCGAACCTGCGTCTGCGCTGGTTCGAGAACTTCGGCATGCTCACCAACCTCTTCGTGCGTGTCGCCTTCCTCGTGCTGCTCGCAGGCTCGCTGTCGATCAACGCCTTCGTCTTCTCTCCTCTGTGGCTGATCCCCGTGCTGACGGCCGTGCTGCTGAACCTGCGCATCGCGCGGACGATGAAGTACTGCAATCAGCGCGACATCCTCTTCGCGCTGCTGATCTTCCCGGCGGAGATCTTCATGTGGATCCGCCTCAGCCACTTCCTGCGCTCGTGGACCCGCTTCCTCTCGCGCAAGAAGGTCGACAACTGGGCGATGCAGGCCAAGGCAGAACGCGGTGGTGCATCGATCGGCCACTGGACGCCCTTCATCCTGCTGGCCGCCGCACTCGTCGCGATGGCCATCATCTGGAACATGCTCGGCCCGGTCGTGCAGTCCTCCATCCTCTGGATCGGCTGGCCCATCGTCGGCGTCGTGACCGTCCTGCAGACGCTGCTCATGTTCTCGAAGCTGCTGCGCCGCTACCAGGGCTACAAGGTCTGA
- a CDS encoding response regulator — MSDASDGQKTAVIVEDDPDVRHLLAEVLEAAGFSTVSVGNGIDGVRAVLAYQPLITTLDVNMPGIDGFEAARRIREKSNTFIIMLTGLADEADVVLGLGAGADEYIVKPFRPREFRARVEALLRRPRPEPAGHARRQESVGPSFPGARPQTQSIPVQSESRQPAAPAHVEETAYPPEAAMPADRMTYATPPNLVPQQPVAPAPGAGVELAPQTSGALVPGGGFWVTHRDLQLNPETRIVLINGQQIELTRTEFDLLATLLESKRRVRSKADLTLVLRGESYVTSYYVGEADKRAVEAHMTNLRRKLGDNPSNPRYIETVRGVGYRLTTELLAP; from the coding sequence ATGAGCGATGCTTCTGACGGGCAGAAGACCGCGGTCATCGTCGAAGACGATCCCGATGTTCGCCACCTCCTCGCCGAGGTCCTCGAGGCGGCGGGTTTCTCCACCGTTTCGGTCGGAAACGGCATCGACGGTGTGCGAGCCGTCCTCGCCTACCAGCCGCTGATCACGACGCTCGATGTCAACATGCCCGGCATCGACGGCTTCGAGGCTGCCCGGCGCATCCGCGAGAAGTCGAACACGTTCATTATCATGCTGACCGGGCTGGCCGATGAGGCCGATGTCGTGCTGGGCCTGGGTGCCGGCGCCGACGAGTACATCGTGAAGCCGTTCCGCCCGCGAGAGTTCCGCGCTCGCGTCGAAGCGCTCCTGCGCCGCCCGCGTCCCGAACCCGCGGGCCACGCCCGTCGGCAGGAGAGCGTGGGCCCGTCCTTTCCTGGCGCGCGCCCGCAGACCCAGTCCATCCCGGTACAGTCCGAGTCCCGGCAACCCGCCGCACCGGCGCACGTCGAAGAGACGGCCTACCCGCCGGAGGCGGCCATGCCGGCCGACCGCATGACCTACGCGACACCGCCGAACCTCGTCCCGCAGCAGCCCGTGGCGCCCGCACCCGGAGCGGGCGTCGAGCTCGCTCCTCAGACCTCGGGCGCTCTCGTGCCCGGCGGCGGCTTCTGGGTGACCCACCGCGACCTCCAGCTCAACCCGGAGACGCGCATCGTGCTCATCAACGGTCAGCAGATCGAGCTGACGCGCACCGAGTTCGATCTGCTGGCCACGCTCCTCGAGTCGAAGCGACGCGTGCGCAGCAAGGCCGATCTGACCCTGGTGCTGCGCGGCGAGTCCTACGTGACCTCCTACTACGTGGGTGAGGCCGACAAGCGTGCCGTGGAAGCCCACATGACGAATCTCCGCCGCAAGCTGGGCGACAACCCGAGCAACCCGCGCTACATCGAGACCGTGCGCGGAGTCGGCTACCGGTTGACCACCGAGCTGCTCGCACCCTGA